GGCTCCGTGGAAAAAGGGAAACCGCGTCCAAAGTAGTCCTCTCAGGGAGCATATTCAGAGGTGGACGCTTAAAGGCGTGTTTCCCTTTTTCCACTGCGCCTCGGCTGGTGTCCCAAAGAGCCTCGCTTATTTCTCCTTTTTCCTCGAAGCGGCTCTCGCTGTAGTTGTGACTGGTTTTTGTCAGTTAATCAGGATGATTGAAGCGTCTTGCATTCACCTTCAATGATGTTTAATAAAGCTGCGTAGAAGAAGCGCATTTCCAGTCCAAGCGCCTCTGAAGCCCATCTCAGCTCCGGAATGAATGACGGGGAATTTCAGCTTTTATTACATACAAAAACGCATTTGCGTTTTCTGGTTTGAAGCGCTCCCGTCATTCATTCCGGAGCGGACAGTCTTCCCCCCTTGCGGGGCGGAGGCCGAAGCGTAGACTGGAAATGCGCTTCTTCTCCCCACTACAGCCACTTTTCCAAAAAAAAGAACAGTCATAAAGAGACTGTTCCTTTAACGCTCAATAATTTGCGCAGTAATCATGGCCTGCCCCACGAGCTGATCCCCGTGGAATACGGATACTTCGACTTTTCCGAAGCGGCGGCTGATGTCCAATAGGCGCGGCTTAACTTCGATATGACTTTCCATCTGGACTGGCTTTAGGAAATAGACGGTGATATTTTCCGGTACCATGTCGCCTCGACGATGATGACGCAGCAGGTTACAAGCAGCCTCGACCATGACCGTCGTCATAATTCCGCTGGCAATCGTACCGAGATGGTTGGTCATTTGTGGGCTCACATCCCCAAGATAGACCATCTCATCTGCTTGTCGCTCCTCACGGAAATGGGACATGATCAGATTCGGGAACGTTTCACTCATCTGGGGTTGCTTAGCTGTAAATTGCAGTGCTTTTAACACGTCGTTGCGGCTCAAGACCCCTACGAGCTTGCGATGGTTGTCTACGACAGGCAATAGCTCGATTCCTTCCCACACCATGGTGTGCGCAGATGACGCTACGGATACCCGCGGCGAGGTCGTAATCGGGTTTTTCGTCATGACCTTATCGATCGTCGCCGTTTCCTCGTGACCGATGATGTCTTTAGAGGTAACAATCCCGATCAGGCGCATCTGCTCGTCAACGACGGGGAATCTCGTGTCCTGATACAGCTCCGTATACTGGTGCCACTTAGCAACAGAATCTGATGTCAATAAGACAGGCGTTTCTGCAAGCGGCTTCAAAATATCCTCTACCATTACGATTTCCTTTTTGATGAGGCGATCATAAATGGCTCGGTTAATCATCGATGCTACCGTAAAGGAGTCGTAGCTGGAGGAGATGATTGGCAGCGCTAAGCGGTCAGCCAGCTGCTTGATTTCCTCGCTTGTATCGAATCCCCCGGTAATTAATACAGCAGCCCCTTGCTGCAAAGCGATTTTGTGCGCCTGATAGCGGTTACCGACAATCAAGAGACTTCCGGCATCGATATAGCGCATCATGGCTTCGAGCTGCATGGCTCCTATTACAAATTTATTCAAGGTCTTGTGTAAGCCTTCACGTCCGGCTTGCACATGACCATCGACGATGTTCACAACCTCCGCAAAGGTCAAACGTTCAATATTTTCCTTTTGCTTCTTCTCGATTCTCACCGTGCCGACACGCTCAATCGTGCTGACGTATCCTTGTGTTTCCGCTTCCTTGATCGCGCGGTATGCAGTCCCTTCACTCACATCCAGGTCTTTCGCGATCTGCCGCACGGAAATCTTCGAACCGATCGGAAGGCGATCAATATGTTGCAAGATTTGTTCATGTTTCGTTGCCATATTGCTATTCCCCCTTCCTTTTCTCCCACCCGTTCCATGTACGTGCGCTCCTTCGACCAATATACCCGAAGGCGGGGCAAAAAAAAAGGGTAGCTTTTTCGAAAGCTACCGACCAGAAAGTATATCATTAAGGGGGTTTTCATCGTGCTTTTATCATACCCAAGGAATATTACAGGATTATTACAACACAGTTACAGTTTCTTTTCAGTTTTAGTACGTGTTCAAAAAACGACTCTTTGAACTTCCTTTTTCTTAACCGAAGAAGTTTGCCAATAATCCTTGGAATAGCCCTATAATCCCGCCAAGGATAAATCCGAGCACGGTAATCATGCGGAATTCCTTGCCTGAGATCCCGACAACCATCTCTTCAATTCTTTCAATCGGGAAACCCTCTACTTGCCGGGTAACAATATCCCGGATGGTCAGGCGCGAAAATATTCTCTCTATGTTTTGTTGCAGCGTGTCCACCATCCACTTTGCCAAACGAGGAACGAGTTCCGTTGTCACCGTCTCAGAAAAAGGCGCTGTCAAACGAGACAGAGGCTCGTCCACGATACGCAGGCTTTGCTCCTCCAGCTTTGCAAAAAGCTTCCGCGCCCAGTCGTCCACTTGATCTCGCCCAATCCAGGCAACCACTTCGCCCACATTTTTGTCCAAGAGCTTGTCCGCTTCCTTATGCAAAAAGTAGTGCACGCGCTCGGAAAGCTCTCTGCTTTGCAATAGCTCATCGAGATACGGGAGAATCTTGCCCAAAATCTTGTCATCCCCAAGAAACATCCCGACCAAGCCACCAAACATGCCTCCGCCTCCACCGAGCAATCCGCGAACCATGTTTTGCAAGGTTTGCTGACCTTCCGGGGAATGTAAATATTCGCGGAAACGTTTCAAAAGCAGTTCGCTCACACTGCCAAGTGCAACATCCAGGCGCTCTCGTCCGTTTTCCGTAACGAACTCTCGCAGTTTTTTCTCTTCATATTGTGCCAGAACCTGTTC
This genomic stretch from Brevibacillus sp. DP1.3A harbors:
- a CDS encoding DRTGG domain-containing protein, whose product is MATKHEQILQHIDRLPIGSKISVRQIAKDLDVSEGTAYRAIKEAETQGYVSTIERVGTVRIEKKQKENIERLTFAEVVNIVDGHVQAGREGLHKTLNKFVIGAMQLEAMMRYIDAGSLLIVGNRYQAHKIALQQGAAVLITGGFDTSEEIKQLADRLALPIISSSYDSFTVASMINRAIYDRLIKKEIVMVEDILKPLAETPVLLTSDSVAKWHQYTELYQDTRFPVVDEQMRLIGIVTSKDIIGHEETATIDKVMTKNPITTSPRVSVASSAHTMVWEGIELLPVVDNHRKLVGVLSRNDVLKALQFTAKQPQMSETFPNLIMSHFREERQADEMVYLGDVSPQMTNHLGTIASGIMTTVMVEAACNLLRHHRRGDMVPENITVYFLKPVQMESHIEVKPRLLDISRRFGKVEVSVFHGDQLVGQAMITAQIIER
- a CDS encoding DUF445 domain-containing protein, with product MNAWILLVNIAVGSVIGGVTNDLAIRMLFKPVKPWYIGRWKVPFTPGLIPRRRDDIAIQMGRLVEEHLLTTEGVKRALNQSGLESTLTGWMNTIARDWMTDERSLRQALLTVMPQLFKEDGTWSEGVRAPIEAKWGTFVEQVLAQYEEKKLREFVTENGRERLDVALGSVSELLLKRFREYLHSPEGQQTLQNMVRGLLGGGGGMFGGLVGMFLGDDKILGKILPYLDELLQSRELSERVHYFLHKEADKLLDKNVGEVVAWIGRDQVDDWARKLFAKLEEQSLRIVDEPLSRLTAPFSETVTTELVPRLAKWMVDTLQQNIERIFSRLTIRDIVTRQVEGFPIERIEEMVVGISGKEFRMITVLGFILGGIIGLFQGLLANFFG